The bacterium genome contains the following window.
TGCGAGACTGTGACGGGGCGTTGACGGACGATTTCCGACGTGAATCGCTGTCCTCGAGGTCGGCATGCGGGACGCATACCGACGCACCGCGGGGGGACAGCGGTGAATCTACGACTGACGACACGCGACATGCGAGGGGGTGATGCCCAGGATTCGACCGGCTTGACGGCGCCGGAGGACGGCGCCGGCGAGCGACTGGTCGCGGTGCGCGAGGGCGTCCTCAACGACGTCGAGCACGCGGTGGGCAACCTGTTGCAGCGGATGCATCACGCGGTGCGATCATCGCGCGCCGAGATGGGGGCGCACGGGGAGCGGCTGGAGCTGGCGCTCGACGATCTCGAGCGGCTGCTCGACCTGCTGTTCGGCTACGTCTCGCCCGTGAGCGTCGACCTGCGGGCGACCGATGCCGGCCGGGTGGCGGAGAGCCTGGCGGCGCAACTGCGCGGCCAGGGCGTCGAGGTGGCGGTCGCCGCCGCGCCGGCGGTGCAGGTGCTGGCCGATCCGCGCGCCCTCGGGCGCAGCTTCCAGCTTCTCGCCGAGTCGCGGCACTGGGAGGGGGCATTCGCAATCGAGGTGCGCCACGACGCCGGCGCGGAGCGGGTCGAGTTCGCGGTGCGCGGCGCCGCCGACGCCGCGCCCCCGGTGGCGCAGCGGACCCTGGCGGCGGCGGTGGCGGGCCGCCTGATCGATCTGCAGGGCGGCGAGCTGTGCCCGGGCGAGCACGGCGGCTGCGCGGTCACCCTGCCGGAGGCGCGTTGACGGTCATGCAGGGCGCCGAGCCGAGACTTCTGGTGGTCGACGACGACCCGCTCATCCGCGAGGAGCTGGAATCGTTGTTCACGGCGCAGCCGTACGAGGTCGAGTGCGTGGCCAACGTCACCGACGCCATGCAGCGACTGGCGCAGCGCGAGTTCGCGCTGGCGCTGGTCGACGTCCGCATCGGCGGCGGCGACGGTATCGCCCTCACCAAGGACGTGCGCGAGCACTGGCCGGACGTCGACGTGATCATGATCACCGGCTACGGCAGCATCCGCAATGCCGTCGAGGCGATGCGCCAGGGCGCGGTCGACTACATCACCAAGCCGTTCCAGCCCGAGGAGCTGCTGCACGCGGTGCGCAAGGCGCTGGAACGGCGACGGCTGATCGACGAGATCGAGTACCTGCGCCAGCAGCTCTCCGATCGGTACGCGTTCGCCAACATGGTGAGCCGCAACCCGGCGATGCTGGAGATCTTCGCCACCCTGGAGATGCTGGCGCGCAACGACGTGACGGTGCTGATCACCGGCGAGTCGGGCACCGGCAAGGAGCTGGCGGCGCGCGCCATCCATTTCCAGGGCAAGCGCCGAGCCGCCCGCTTCGTCGCCATCAACTGCGCCGCGGTGCCCGAGGCGCTGATGGAGAGCGAGCTCTTCGGCTACGAGCGCGGCGCCTTCACCGGCGCCATGAGCGAACGCATCGGCAAGGTGGAGCTCGCCAACGGCGGCACGCTGTTCCTCGACGAGGTCGAGAGCATCCCGCTCCCGATGCAGGCCAAGCTGTTGCGCGTTCTCGAGGAGCGCGCCATCGAGCGCCTGGGCGGCAACCGCCGCGTCCAGGTCGACATGCGGGTGGTGGCGGCGACCAACGTCGACCTCGCCAAGCTGGTGCGCGAGGGGCGGGTGCGCGAGGACTTCTACTACCGCATCAACGTCGTGCCCATCGCCTTGCCGCCGCTGCGCGAGCGCCGCGAGGACATCCCGCTGCTCGTCGCCGAGTTCCTGCGCAGCAACGAGCTGGCGAAGGAGAAAGGCCTGAACCGCCTCACCGAGCGGGCGATCAACCAACTCCTCGGCTACGACTTCCCGGGCAACATCCGCGAGCTCTCGAACGTGATGGAGCGCGCGGTGCTGCGCGCCAAGGGCGACACCATCAAGGAGGTCGACGTGCCGAGCAGCGGCAAGAGCGACGGCCGGCGCGGCGCGGTCGGCCATTACCACCTGCCGCTCAAGGAGTTCCTCAGGGGCGCCGAGCGCGATTACCTGTCGCAGCTCCTGCACCAGTACCAGGGCGGGATCGCGCGCTGCGCCCGGCACGCGTCGGTCGACCAGGCGACGCTGCACCGCAAGATCAAGGCCCATGGCCTGCGTGCCGACGAATACCGCCAGAACGGGCGGATCCATTGATGTACTGCGATTTCTACCAGATGCAGGAGCGGCCCTTCAACGTCACGGCCGACCCCAAGTTCCTGTACCTGAACGCCCGCTATCGCGAGGCGCTGGCCTCGCTGCACTACGGCATCACCCAGCGCAAGGGCTTCGTGACCCTGATCGGCGAGGCCGGCACCGGCAAGACGACGCTGCTCAAGAAGCTGCTCGACGATCTCGACCAGACCACGCGCACGGTCTTCGTCTTCAACACCAACGTCACCTTCGACGAGATCCTCGAGTACATCTTCGGCGAGTTCGACCTGCCGGTGCACAACGGCAAGCGGCTCTACATGCTGCAGCGGTTGAACCAGTTCCTGCTCGAGGAGCTGGGCAAGGGGCGCAACGTCGCGCTGCTGATCGACGAGGCGCAGGACCTCGACTACTCCGTGCTCGAGGACCTGCGCCTGCTGTCGAACCTGGAGACGGCGAAGGAGAAGATCCTGCAGATCGTGCTCTCCGGGCAGCCCGAGCTGGGGCAGAAGCTGGGGAACCCCGGCCTGCGCCAGTTGCGGCAGCGCGTCGCGGTGAACTGCCGCCTGCTGCCGCTCAGCCGCGAGGAGCTGAGCGAGTACATCCAGGCGCGCCTCACCGCCGCCGGGGCCGCCGACACCAAGCTGTTCACGCGCGATGCCGAGGAGCGCATCTTCGAGATCTCCGCCGGCATCCCGCGCCTGGTCAACATCGTGTGCGACAACGCCCTGGTCATCGGCTACGCGCTCGGCAAGCGGCGCATCGGCGCCGACGTCGTCAACGAGGCGGCGGCCGACCTGCTGACCGTCGAGTCGCGCGGCCTCGCCGGCGACGTCGTCGAGGCACCGGCGCCGGTGGTCGTGGAGAGCGCGCCGCGCGGCCGGCGCGGCGTCTCGGCCGTGGGCATCGTCGCGGTCGTCGTCGTCGCGCTGGTGATCGGCCTGCTGTCGGTGGGGCGCAGCCTGCTGCGGCGCGACGCCGCCGGCGATCGCGCCGTCGCCGAGCGGCCGCCGCTGGAGGTCGTGCAGCCCGGATCGCGCTCCGATGCGCCGCCGGCCGGACGTCCGCCGGCCGACGCCGCGGGCGGGCAGGGCGCCGCCGCCGCGCCGGCCGCCGATCCGGCGGCCGCCGCTCCCGCCACCGACGGACCGGCGCACGCGCCGCCGATCGGCCCGGAAGCGGCGATCGCGGCGCGCGAGGCGCTGCAACAGGCGGAGCGCGAGAACGCCGAGGCCCACGCCGCGGCGCTCAAGGCGGCGCTCGCCGAGCCGATCACCGAGCTGCCGGCGGGGGCGCCGTTCGGCGGCCCCGCCGCCGCGGCACCGGCGCCCAGCGGCGAGGCGCCGTCAGCGGCAGCCGAGGCGCCACCTGCGGCGGCGCCGGCCGCGGCGCCGCCGCAGGTGGCGCTGGCGGCCGAGGCCGTCGTGCCGCCGGTGGCGGTGCCGACGCCGCAGCCGGGCATGCTCGAGACGGCCGACGATCTGCGCCTGGCGCTGCCGACCTATCAGCGGGTGATGGTGAAGCCGGGCGATTCGATCTCGCAGATCGCCAGCCAGACCTACGGCCAGGCGAGCCCGACGGTGCTCGATCTGATGAAGATGGCCAACCCGTCGATCCGCGACATCGACGTCATCTCGGTCGGCCAGGAGCTCAAGTTGCCACAGTTGCAGGGGTTGGCGATGCTACAGCAGCCGGACGGACGCTTCGCGCTGCTGCTGCTCTCGACGCCGGCCGAGGGGCGGGCGCGCGAGATCGGCAAGGCGCTGCGCAAGCATGGGTTCGACGCGCGCGTCGGCAAGGCCAACTTCGGCGGCGGGCGGCAGGTGTGGCGGGTGGTGATCTCCGATCTCGACAGTCGCGCGACGGCGCAGTCGGTGGGCGAGCAGTTGCAGCGTGTGGTGCGCGAGGACACGCGCATCGCGCAGATGGCGGAGTGAGCAGGCGATGAGCGAATCGCGTCAGTGGTACGTCGTGCGCAGCAAGCCGCGGCGGGAGGAGTACGCGCAGGACCAGTTGCTGCGCCGGGGCGTCGAGACCTTCCTGCCGCGCATTCTCGAGGCGGCCGGCCCGAAGCTGGAGCCGACGGTGGGACCCCTGTTCCCCGGCTACCTGTTCGCGTGTGTCGATCTGCTGAGCCAGTACAACAGCGTCATCTGGGCCCCCGGCGTGCGCCGCTTCGTCGCCTTCGGCGAGGTGCCGGCGGCGGTCGACCCGGCGGTGGTGGCCTTCCTGCGCGAGCGCTGCGGCGACGAAGGGGTGGTGCGCGTCGTGCGGACGTTCCAGGACGGCGACGTGGTGCGCATCGTCCGCGGACCGCTCGGCGGCCTGGTGGGCGTCGTGCAGGGCGAGGTCAGCGGCCAGGCGCGGGTGCGCATCCTGATGGAGTTGCTGCGCCGCCGCACGCAGGTCAGCGTGCCGGTGCAGATGGTGGAGCACGTGGCGCACGCCTGAGGGCGGCGCGAAGAAGAGACGGCACAACAACAGAGCGCGCGACGTCGACGGGCATGGTCGGCGCCGGCGCCAGGGCGGGCAGCGAACCGCCCGGACGCCCGTCCGGGTGGTGTGGTGGCACATCGGCTGCGGGGGGCCCGCGTTACACGGACGAATGAGTGGGATGAGCGGCTCGGGATCGAGAGGGCGGAGCCATGTGCGCCGCCCGGCGGGACACGCAACCATGACGCGGCGCCACCGGCGCCCAGAAAGGTAGCGCATACCAGCGCACGGCTATGCAGACATTGGGAAGACTGCTTCGCGGCCTGTTCGCCGGCCTGTTCGCCGGCGCCCTCGGAGGGGCGCTGGTCGGCATCGGCGAATCGGCCCTGGTGACCTTCACCTCCGCGGCCAGCGACGAGTACTGGCTGGTGCTCTTCGGCGTCGTCGCCTACGGCGCGATCGGCGCCGGGTGCGGCGCCGCGGCGGCGTTGGCGTGGCAACTGGTGCGGCGCGGCGCCGCCACGGACGTCGCGCTGGCGCGGGTCGGCGCCTTCGCCGGCATGCTGCCGCTCGCCTTCGCGGTGGCGCAGTACCAGATCAACCAGCGCGTCTTCGACGAGGGGCTGAGCTTCGCCTCCAGCACGGGGGCGATGGCGTACGGCGCGATCCTGGTGGTCGCGGTGCTGGTGTCCCTGGTGGCGGTGCTCTTCGCCGGAGCGGCGACGCGCGCCGCCGGCGTGCTCGGGCCGGCGCTCGCCGTCGGCGTGCTCGCCCTGGTCGGCTGGGGCATCGGCGCCGCCACCGATCATTCGGGGATGGCGGAGATCGCCCGCCACGCGAGCGGCGCCGCGGCCGGCAAGCCGAACGTCATCCTGGTCGTCGTCGACACGCTGCGCAGCGACGCGTCACGCACCGCCGCCGAGCAGCCGGGCGGCTTCGCGACCATCCACCGGGACGGCGTCGCCTTCGAGCGGGCCTACGCACAGGCCTCGTGGACGCGGCCGTCGATCGCCACCCTCCTGACCTCCGAGTATCCGTCGGTCCATCGCACCGAGCACAAGATGGACATCCTGCCCAACGACGCGACCACGCTCGCCGAGGTGCTGAAGGGGCAGGGGTACTGGACGGCGGCGTTCACCACCAACATCAACGTCGCCCCGATCTTCAACTTCCAGCAGGGCTTCGACGAGTTCCACTACCTGGAGCCGAGCTTCTACTTCGGCGCCTCCGACTCGGCGACCAAGCTCGCCGTCTACAAGGGGCTCCGCGCCGCCCGAGAGAAGATGTCGAACAAGATCTGGGTCGAGAACTTCTACCAGGACGCGCACGTCGTCGATCAGCACGTCGAAGCCTGGCTCGGCAGCAAACCGCCGGAGCCGTTCTTCCTCTTCGTGCACTACATGGACCCGCACGATCCCTACTTCGAGATTCCGTACGACGGCCGCGGCATCGCCCGCGTGTCGACCCCGAACCCGCCCGCCGGCGAGCGGGACGAGCTCCACGATCTCTACATGGAAAGCGTGCGGTATCACGACCACTACCTGGGCGAGCTGCTCGAACGGCTGAAGGCGCAGGGCCTGTACGACCGCAGCGTCGTCGCCGTCACCGCCGACCACGGCGAGGAGTTCCACGAGCACGGGGGCTGGTGGCACGGCACGACGCTGTACGAGGAGGCGCTGCACGTGCCGTTGATCATCAAGCGGCCCAACGAGCCCGAACCGGGCCACGTGCGCACCGACCTGGCCCGCCTGCTCGACGTCGCGCCGACGCTGGTGGCGGCGGCTGGGGCGCCGGCGCCGGCCAACTACCAGGGCATCGACCTCTTCACCGGCACGGTCACCGAGCCGCTGCTCGCCGAGGAGGACCTCGAGGGCAACAAGCTGACGTCCCTGCGCAGCGGCGACTGGAAGTTGATCACGGCCAATCCCGGCAATCCGCGCGGCCTGGCGCCGCACGAGCTCTACGACCTGGCCAGCGACCCGCGCGAGAAGACCAACGTCGCCGGCGACCAGAGCGGCAAGGTGGCGGACATGCTGGCGCAGCTCGATCAGATGAAGGCGCGCATCGTGCGCGGCCGCACCGCGGCCAGCGGCACGGCGAGGACGCATGCTGCTGATCCTGGGGCTTGACGGCGCCACGCTCGACCTCGTCGAGCCGTGGATCGCCGAGGGGCGGCTGCCGCACCTCGCCCGCCTGCAGCGCGAGGGCGCCTGGGGGCGGCTGGCGTCGACCGTGCCGGCGGCGACCTTCCCGAGCTGGACGACGTTCATGACCGGCGTCAATCCGGGGCGTCACGGCGTCTTCGACTTCACCCGCCGCGAGCGCGGCGAGTACCGCGTCCGCTTCGTCAACGCGACCTACCGCAAGGCGCCGACGATCTGGCGCCTGCTCAGCGACGCCGGCAAGCGGGTCAGCGTGCTGGGACTGCCGGGCACCTATCCGCCGGAGCCGATCAACGGCTATCTGGTGAGCGGCTTCGATACGCCCGTGACCATGCGGGCCGACGCCAGCTTCGCCTACCCGCCGGCGTTTGCCGACGAGGTCGCGGCGATGGGGGGATTTCCGTTCGCCGATTTCCAGGAGTTCCACATCGGGCCGGGCTGGCACGCCGAGGCCTGCCGGAGCCTGTGCGACGGCATCGCGCGCAAGACGGCGCTCGCCGCGCGACTGCTCGAGCGCGAGCGCTGGGACTGCCTGATGCTGCTGTTCGGCGAGTCCGACACCGCCGCGCACCACTTCTGGGCGCTGCACGACGTCCACTCGCCGCGCCACGACGCGGCGCAGGCGGCGACCCTCGGCGATCCGCTGCGCGCCGTGTACATGGCGCTCGATGCCGCGGTCGGCCGCCTGACGGCGATGGTCCCGGAGGCGACGGTGCTGGTGGTGTCCGACCACGGTTTCGGCGGCGCCGGCACGACCGGGGTGCGGATCAACCGCTGGCTGGCGCAGCAGGGCCTGCTGCGCTTCGCGCCGCGCGCCGCGACCGCGCGCGCGGCCGGCTGGCTGCGCGCCGCGGCGGTGCGGGCGATCCCCGAGGCGTGGCAGGCCCGCTGCTTCCGGCTCGCCGGCGGCGCGCTGGCCAGCCGGGTCGAGAGCGGCGTGCGCTTCGGCGGCATCGACTGGTCGGCGACGCGCGCCTTCTCCGAGGAGCTGAACTACTTCCCCTCGATCTGGCTCAACATCCAGGGCCGCGACCGCTGCGGCACCGTGCCGGTCGGCGAGTACGCGGCCGTCTGCGCCGCGCTGCGCGCGGCGCTGCTGGCGTGGCGCGACCCGCACACCGGCGAACCCGTCGTCGCCAAGGTCTGGCAGCGCGACGAGCTGTACGCCGGCCCGGCGGTGGCGGCGGCGCCCGACCTGGTGCTCGAGCTCGCGACCCCGGGCGGCTACTCGTACGTCGGCGTGCCGAGCTATGGCAGCGACGGTCCCGCGGTCGAGCCGCTCGAGCCGGCCGCGCTCG
Protein-coding sequences here:
- a CDS encoding sigma-54-dependent Fis family transcriptional regulator — translated: MTVMQGAEPRLLVVDDDPLIREELESLFTAQPYEVECVANVTDAMQRLAQREFALALVDVRIGGGDGIALTKDVREHWPDVDVIMITGYGSIRNAVEAMRQGAVDYITKPFQPEELLHAVRKALERRRLIDEIEYLRQQLSDRYAFANMVSRNPAMLEIFATLEMLARNDVTVLITGESGTGKELAARAIHFQGKRRAARFVAINCAAVPEALMESELFGYERGAFTGAMSERIGKVELANGGTLFLDEVESIPLPMQAKLLRVLEERAIERLGGNRRVQVDMRVVAATNVDLAKLVREGRVREDFYYRINVVPIALPPLRERREDIPLLVAEFLRSNELAKEKGLNRLTERAINQLLGYDFPGNIRELSNVMERAVLRAKGDTIKEVDVPSSGKSDGRRGAVGHYHLPLKEFLRGAERDYLSQLLHQYQGGIARCARHASVDQATLHRKIKAHGLRADEYRQNGRIH
- a CDS encoding AAA family ATPase, giving the protein MYCDFYQMQERPFNVTADPKFLYLNARYREALASLHYGITQRKGFVTLIGEAGTGKTTLLKKLLDDLDQTTRTVFVFNTNVTFDEILEYIFGEFDLPVHNGKRLYMLQRLNQFLLEELGKGRNVALLIDEAQDLDYSVLEDLRLLSNLETAKEKILQIVLSGQPELGQKLGNPGLRQLRQRVAVNCRLLPLSREELSEYIQARLTAAGAADTKLFTRDAEERIFEISAGIPRLVNIVCDNALVIGYALGKRRIGADVVNEAAADLLTVESRGLAGDVVEAPAPVVVESAPRGRRGVSAVGIVAVVVVALVIGLLSVGRSLLRRDAAGDRAVAERPPLEVVQPGSRSDAPPAGRPPADAAGGQGAAAAPAADPAAAAPATDGPAHAPPIGPEAAIAAREALQQAERENAEAHAAALKAALAEPITELPAGAPFGGPAAAAPAPSGEAPSAAAEAPPAAAPAAAPPQVALAAEAVVPPVAVPTPQPGMLETADDLRLALPTYQRVMVKPGDSISQIASQTYGQASPTVLDLMKMANPSIRDIDVISVGQELKLPQLQGLAMLQQPDGRFALLLLSTPAEGRAREIGKALRKHGFDARVGKANFGGGRQVWRVVISDLDSRATAQSVGEQLQRVVREDTRIAQMAE
- a CDS encoding sulfatase, with amino-acid sequence MGRLLRGLFAGLFAGALGGALVGIGESALVTFTSAASDEYWLVLFGVVAYGAIGAGCGAAAALAWQLVRRGAATDVALARVGAFAGMLPLAFAVAQYQINQRVFDEGLSFASSTGAMAYGAILVVAVLVSLVAVLFAGAATRAAGVLGPALAVGVLALVGWGIGAATDHSGMAEIARHASGAAAGKPNVILVVVDTLRSDASRTAAEQPGGFATIHRDGVAFERAYAQASWTRPSIATLLTSEYPSVHRTEHKMDILPNDATTLAEVLKGQGYWTAAFTTNINVAPIFNFQQGFDEFHYLEPSFYFGASDSATKLAVYKGLRAAREKMSNKIWVENFYQDAHVVDQHVEAWLGSKPPEPFFLFVHYMDPHDPYFEIPYDGRGIARVSTPNPPAGERDELHDLYMESVRYHDHYLGELLERLKAQGLYDRSVVAVTADHGEEFHEHGGWWHGTTLYEEALHVPLIIKRPNEPEPGHVRTDLARLLDVAPTLVAAAGAPAPANYQGIDLFTGTVTEPLLAEEDLEGNKLTSLRSGDWKLITANPGNPRGLAPHELYDLASDPREKTNVAGDQSGKVADMLAQLDQMKARIVRGRTAASGTARTHAADPGA
- a CDS encoding alkaline phosphatase family protein; this encodes MLLILGLDGATLDLVEPWIAEGRLPHLARLQREGAWGRLASTVPAATFPSWTTFMTGVNPGRHGVFDFTRRERGEYRVRFVNATYRKAPTIWRLLSDAGKRVSVLGLPGTYPPEPINGYLVSGFDTPVTMRADASFAYPPAFADEVAAMGGFPFADFQEFHIGPGWHAEACRSLCDGIARKTALAARLLERERWDCLMLLFGESDTAAHHFWALHDVHSPRHDAAQAATLGDPLRAVYMALDAAVGRLTAMVPEATVLVVSDHGFGGAGTTGVRINRWLAQQGLLRFAPRAATARAAGWLRAAAVRAIPEAWQARCFRLAGGALASRVESGVRFGGIDWSATRAFSEELNYFPSIWLNIQGRDRCGTVPVGEYAAVCAALRAALLAWRDPHTGEPVVAKVWQRDELYAGPAVAAAPDLVLELATPGGYSYVGVPSYGSDGPAVEPLEPAALGGKLAGMSGSHRPDGLFMLRGAPVQPGEVDGAGIADLAPTIMALCGVAPPSDWDGHTLAALRAAPLAPVAPAACAPVERDYDAAAAADLQRRLEQLGYLA